In Nasonia vitripennis strain AsymCx chromosome 2, Nvit_psr_1.1, whole genome shotgun sequence, a genomic segment contains:
- the LOC100115962 gene encoding FK506-binding protein 5-like isoform X5 has product MYIDKKRRFCILCVSLCVFKCLVYVFSGYIPSVERSIHRIAHKTEDPNKTVEGIEEKIEPYMLPLEEILFAPIEGKRETTPDEAPQIEDESAPVPEPEPSEPVELYPEKPRDENSEPLPKSDLTDEQIAQLILEEEEVLNEQGVLGVNFKKLRPRAPLLKESKVFQVLQQEASSEPAQLQELKRQTTFLQKPERPVPKPRRLSQSEEAEPEVEPYRVLIRKQPRKSVTERLLERGLLDPSRANTPEKATPPTTPEPRREAQGSEVGDSRPQSQAEVIEIVESTEEDKEQSVQEPEPRVEEPAEEESAQVLIRRPSAALQDVDVEVAVTMDRDKIKELVTTEISLERQLESVQSQLMALKQLPSEIEKHLKIVSEQLHKIMELSGVEAQEAAQTKEAEEEQREEEEEEEEEEKRRREAEEERKHEDEEPASLASQDESSSWAPHLISTEDTWTDLKELEISVKSNEDDGKRVKKYIVTYESKLVQEMDSSRSASPALSQKSFEPDPKLTLQDQLVQELKHRKGRKPARDLWQPQARQLELTYGRKWRCPNDFFNDEMIADVLSSQAEVIRGRALGVNFKKFEKTALPNYDHLMNSSVYKMIHKMEAEPKKGIPARPPKVIAAEDIVERVNTPVCCMADDRSVRSGASH; this is encoded by the exons AACAGAGGACCCCAACAAGACGGTCGAGGGCATCGAGGAGAAGATCGAGCCGTATATGCTCCCT CTTGAAGAAATATTATTCGCTCCGATcgagggaaaaagagagacaACACCGGACGAAGCGCCGCAGATCGAGGACGAGTCAGCGCCAGTGCCCGAGCCCGAGCCCAGCGAACCGGTCGAGCTGTACCCGGAGAAGCCGCGCGACGAGAACAGCGAGCCTCTGCCCAAGAGCGACCTCACCGACGAGCAGATCGCCCAGCTGATcctcgaggaggaggaggtgctCAACGAGCAGGGCGTCTTGGG CGTGAACTTCAAGAAGCTGCGCCCGCGCGCCCCGCTCCTCAAGGAGTCCAAGGTCTTCCAGGTGCTCCAGCAGGAGGCCAGCTCGGAGCCGGCGCAGCTGCAGGAGCTCAAGCGGCAGACGACCTTCCTGCAGAAGCCCGAGCGCCCGGTGCCCAAGCCCAGGCGGCTCTCCCAGTCGGAGGAGGCCGAGCCCGAGGTCGAGCCCTACCGGGTGCTCATCAGGAAGCAGCCGAGGAAGAGCGTGACCGAGCGCCTGCTGGAGCGGGGCCTCCTGGACCCGTCCCGCGCGAACACGCCCGAG AAAGCAACACCGCCGACCACACCGGAGCCCAGGAGAGAAGCCCAAGGATCGGAGGTTGGCGACTCGCGACCCCAGTCACAGGCCGAAGTCATCGAGATCGTTGAGTCGACGGAGGAGGACAAGGAGCAATCGGTG CAGGAACCGGAGCCGCGAGTCGAGGAGCCAGCTGAGGAGGAGTCGGCGCAGGTGCTGATCCGACGGCCGTCGGCAGCGTTGCAGGACGTCGACGTCGAGGTCGCGGTCACGATGGACCGGGACAAGATCAAAGAGCTGGTCACCACCGAGATCAGCCTCGAGCGTCAGCTCGAGAGCGTCCAGAGCCAGCTGATGGCTCTTAAACAGCTGCCCAGCGAGATCGAGAAGCATCTGAAGATCGTCTCCGAGCAGCTGCACAAGATCATGGAGCTGAGCGGCGTCGAGGCGCAGGAGGCGGCTCAGACCAAGG AGGCGGAAGAGGAACAgcgcgaggaggaggaggaggaggaggaggaggagaaacgGAGGAGAGAAGccgaggaggagagaaaacACGAGGACGAGGAGCCGGCCTCGCTCGCCTCGCAGGACGAGTCCTCGAGCTGGGCGCCACATCTGATCTCGACCGAGGACACCTGGACCGACCTCAAGGAGCTCGAGATATCCGTCAAGAGCAACGAGGACGACGGCAAGCGCGTGAAGAAGTACATCGTCACCTACGAGTCCAAGCTCGTCCAGGAGATGGACAGCTCCAGGAGCGCCAGTCCGGCGCTGTCTCAGA AGAGCTTCGAACCGGACCCAAAGCTGACGCTGCAAGACCAGCTGGTTCAAGAACTGAAG CACAGGAAAGGGAGAAAGCCGGCGCGCGATCTGTGGCAGCCGCAGGCTAGGCAGCTCGAGCTCACTTACGGGCGCAAATGGAGGTGTCCGAACGATTTCTTCAACGACGAGATGATCGCCGACGTGCTGTCCTCTCAGGCCGAAGTCATCCGCGGAAGGGCACTGGG GGTGAACTTTAAGAAATTCGAGAAGACGGCCTTGCCCAACTACGACCACCTGATGAATTCGAGCGTCTACAAGATGATTCACAAGATGGAAGCCGAGCCGAAGAAAGGCATTCCCGCCAGGCCGCCAAAGGTCATCGCCGCCGAGGACATCGTCGAGAGGGTG AACACTCCGGTCTGCTGCATGGCGGACGACAGGAGCGTGAGAAGTGGGGCCAGTCACTGA
- the LOC100115962 gene encoding eukaryotic translation initiation factor 5B-like isoform X6 encodes MGLKVGDVVVKLNDQPISELTHGQAHEALVLAGNNFVLGVRRTEDPNKTVEGIEEKIEPYMLPLEEILFAPIEGKRETTPDEAPQIEDESAPVPEPEPSEPVELYPEKPRDENSEPLPKSDLTDEQIAQLILEEEEVLNEQGVLGVNFKKLRPRAPLLKESKVFQVLQQEASSEPAQLQELKRQTTFLQKPERPVPKPRRLSQSEEAEPEVEPYRVLIRKQPRKSVTERLLERGLLDPSRANTPEKATPPTTPEPRREAQGSEVGDSRPQSQAEVIEIVESTEEDKEQSVQEPEPRVEEPAEEESAQVLIRRPSAALQDVDVEVAVTMDRDKIKELVTTEISLERQLESVQSQLMALKQLPSEIEKHLKIVSEQLHKIMELSGVEAQEAAQTKEAEEEQREEEEEEEEEEKRRREAEEERKHEDEEPASLASQDESSSWAPHLISTEDTWTDLKELEISVKSNEDDGKRVKKYIVTYESKLVQEMDSSRSASPALSQKSFEPDPKLTLQDQLVQELKHRKGRKPARDLWQPQARQLELTYGRKWRCPNDFFNDEMIADVLSSQAEVIRGRALGVNFKKFEKTALPNYDHLMNSSVYKMIHKMEAEPKKGIPARPPKVIAAEDIVERVNTPVCCMADDRSVRSGASH; translated from the exons GTAAAGCTGAACGATCAGCCGATAAGCGAGTTGACACACGGTCAGGCCCACGAGGCGCTTGTTCTCGCCGGAAACAACTTCGTTTTAGGAGTTCGAAG AACAGAGGACCCCAACAAGACGGTCGAGGGCATCGAGGAGAAGATCGAGCCGTATATGCTCCCT CTTGAAGAAATATTATTCGCTCCGATcgagggaaaaagagagacaACACCGGACGAAGCGCCGCAGATCGAGGACGAGTCAGCGCCAGTGCCCGAGCCCGAGCCCAGCGAACCGGTCGAGCTGTACCCGGAGAAGCCGCGCGACGAGAACAGCGAGCCTCTGCCCAAGAGCGACCTCACCGACGAGCAGATCGCCCAGCTGATcctcgaggaggaggaggtgctCAACGAGCAGGGCGTCTTGGG CGTGAACTTCAAGAAGCTGCGCCCGCGCGCCCCGCTCCTCAAGGAGTCCAAGGTCTTCCAGGTGCTCCAGCAGGAGGCCAGCTCGGAGCCGGCGCAGCTGCAGGAGCTCAAGCGGCAGACGACCTTCCTGCAGAAGCCCGAGCGCCCGGTGCCCAAGCCCAGGCGGCTCTCCCAGTCGGAGGAGGCCGAGCCCGAGGTCGAGCCCTACCGGGTGCTCATCAGGAAGCAGCCGAGGAAGAGCGTGACCGAGCGCCTGCTGGAGCGGGGCCTCCTGGACCCGTCCCGCGCGAACACGCCCGAG AAAGCAACACCGCCGACCACACCGGAGCCCAGGAGAGAAGCCCAAGGATCGGAGGTTGGCGACTCGCGACCCCAGTCACAGGCCGAAGTCATCGAGATCGTTGAGTCGACGGAGGAGGACAAGGAGCAATCGGTG CAGGAACCGGAGCCGCGAGTCGAGGAGCCAGCTGAGGAGGAGTCGGCGCAGGTGCTGATCCGACGGCCGTCGGCAGCGTTGCAGGACGTCGACGTCGAGGTCGCGGTCACGATGGACCGGGACAAGATCAAAGAGCTGGTCACCACCGAGATCAGCCTCGAGCGTCAGCTCGAGAGCGTCCAGAGCCAGCTGATGGCTCTTAAACAGCTGCCCAGCGAGATCGAGAAGCATCTGAAGATCGTCTCCGAGCAGCTGCACAAGATCATGGAGCTGAGCGGCGTCGAGGCGCAGGAGGCGGCTCAGACCAAGG AGGCGGAAGAGGAACAgcgcgaggaggaggaggaggaggaggaggaggagaaacgGAGGAGAGAAGccgaggaggagagaaaacACGAGGACGAGGAGCCGGCCTCGCTCGCCTCGCAGGACGAGTCCTCGAGCTGGGCGCCACATCTGATCTCGACCGAGGACACCTGGACCGACCTCAAGGAGCTCGAGATATCCGTCAAGAGCAACGAGGACGACGGCAAGCGCGTGAAGAAGTACATCGTCACCTACGAGTCCAAGCTCGTCCAGGAGATGGACAGCTCCAGGAGCGCCAGTCCGGCGCTGTCTCAGA AGAGCTTCGAACCGGACCCAAAGCTGACGCTGCAAGACCAGCTGGTTCAAGAACTGAAG CACAGGAAAGGGAGAAAGCCGGCGCGCGATCTGTGGCAGCCGCAGGCTAGGCAGCTCGAGCTCACTTACGGGCGCAAATGGAGGTGTCCGAACGATTTCTTCAACGACGAGATGATCGCCGACGTGCTGTCCTCTCAGGCCGAAGTCATCCGCGGAAGGGCACTGGG GGTGAACTTTAAGAAATTCGAGAAGACGGCCTTGCCCAACTACGACCACCTGATGAATTCGAGCGTCTACAAGATGATTCACAAGATGGAAGCCGAGCCGAAGAAAGGCATTCCCGCCAGGCCGCCAAAGGTCATCGCCGCCGAGGACATCGTCGAGAGGGTG AACACTCCGGTCTGCTGCATGGCGGACGACAGGAGCGTGAGAAGTGGGGCCAGTCACTGA
- the LOC100115962 gene encoding trichohyalin-like isoform X7, whose product MLPLEEILFAPIEGKRETTPDEAPQIEDESAPVPEPEPSEPVELYPEKPRDENSEPLPKSDLTDEQIAQLILEEEEVLNEQGVLGVNFKKLRPRAPLLKESKVFQVLQQEASSEPAQLQELKRQTTFLQKPERPVPKPRRLSQSEEAEPEVEPYRVLIRKQPRKSVTERLLERGLLDPSRANTPEKATPPTTPEPRREAQGSEVGDSRPQSQAEVIEIVESTEEDKEQSVQEPEPRVEEPAEEESAQVLIRRPSAALQDVDVEVAVTMDRDKIKELVTTEISLERQLESVQSQLMALKQLPSEIEKHLKIVSEQLHKIMELSGVEAQEAAQTKEAEEEQREEEEEEEEEEKRRREAEEERKHEDEEPASLASQDESSSWAPHLISTEDTWTDLKELEISVKSNEDDGKRVKKYIVTYESKLVQEMDSSRSASPALSQKSFEPDPKLTLQDQLVQELKHRKGRKPARDLWQPQARQLELTYGRKWRCPNDFFNDEMIADVLSSQAEVIRGRALGVNFKKFEKTALPNYDHLMNSSVYKMIHKMEAEPKKGIPARPPKVIAAEDIVERVNTPVCCMADDRSVRSGASH is encoded by the exons ATGCTCCCT CTTGAAGAAATATTATTCGCTCCGATcgagggaaaaagagagacaACACCGGACGAAGCGCCGCAGATCGAGGACGAGTCAGCGCCAGTGCCCGAGCCCGAGCCCAGCGAACCGGTCGAGCTGTACCCGGAGAAGCCGCGCGACGAGAACAGCGAGCCTCTGCCCAAGAGCGACCTCACCGACGAGCAGATCGCCCAGCTGATcctcgaggaggaggaggtgctCAACGAGCAGGGCGTCTTGGG CGTGAACTTCAAGAAGCTGCGCCCGCGCGCCCCGCTCCTCAAGGAGTCCAAGGTCTTCCAGGTGCTCCAGCAGGAGGCCAGCTCGGAGCCGGCGCAGCTGCAGGAGCTCAAGCGGCAGACGACCTTCCTGCAGAAGCCCGAGCGCCCGGTGCCCAAGCCCAGGCGGCTCTCCCAGTCGGAGGAGGCCGAGCCCGAGGTCGAGCCCTACCGGGTGCTCATCAGGAAGCAGCCGAGGAAGAGCGTGACCGAGCGCCTGCTGGAGCGGGGCCTCCTGGACCCGTCCCGCGCGAACACGCCCGAG AAAGCAACACCGCCGACCACACCGGAGCCCAGGAGAGAAGCCCAAGGATCGGAGGTTGGCGACTCGCGACCCCAGTCACAGGCCGAAGTCATCGAGATCGTTGAGTCGACGGAGGAGGACAAGGAGCAATCGGTG CAGGAACCGGAGCCGCGAGTCGAGGAGCCAGCTGAGGAGGAGTCGGCGCAGGTGCTGATCCGACGGCCGTCGGCAGCGTTGCAGGACGTCGACGTCGAGGTCGCGGTCACGATGGACCGGGACAAGATCAAAGAGCTGGTCACCACCGAGATCAGCCTCGAGCGTCAGCTCGAGAGCGTCCAGAGCCAGCTGATGGCTCTTAAACAGCTGCCCAGCGAGATCGAGAAGCATCTGAAGATCGTCTCCGAGCAGCTGCACAAGATCATGGAGCTGAGCGGCGTCGAGGCGCAGGAGGCGGCTCAGACCAAGG AGGCGGAAGAGGAACAgcgcgaggaggaggaggaggaggaggaggaggagaaacgGAGGAGAGAAGccgaggaggagagaaaacACGAGGACGAGGAGCCGGCCTCGCTCGCCTCGCAGGACGAGTCCTCGAGCTGGGCGCCACATCTGATCTCGACCGAGGACACCTGGACCGACCTCAAGGAGCTCGAGATATCCGTCAAGAGCAACGAGGACGACGGCAAGCGCGTGAAGAAGTACATCGTCACCTACGAGTCCAAGCTCGTCCAGGAGATGGACAGCTCCAGGAGCGCCAGTCCGGCGCTGTCTCAGA AGAGCTTCGAACCGGACCCAAAGCTGACGCTGCAAGACCAGCTGGTTCAAGAACTGAAG CACAGGAAAGGGAGAAAGCCGGCGCGCGATCTGTGGCAGCCGCAGGCTAGGCAGCTCGAGCTCACTTACGGGCGCAAATGGAGGTGTCCGAACGATTTCTTCAACGACGAGATGATCGCCGACGTGCTGTCCTCTCAGGCCGAAGTCATCCGCGGAAGGGCACTGGG GGTGAACTTTAAGAAATTCGAGAAGACGGCCTTGCCCAACTACGACCACCTGATGAATTCGAGCGTCTACAAGATGATTCACAAGATGGAAGCCGAGCCGAAGAAAGGCATTCCCGCCAGGCCGCCAAAGGTCATCGCCGCCGAGGACATCGTCGAGAGGGTG AACACTCCGGTCTGCTGCATGGCGGACGACAGGAGCGTGAGAAGTGGGGCCAGTCACTGA
- the LOC100115962 gene encoding eukaryotic translation initiation factor 5B-like isoform X1 gives MATLDIKFTKFDNRPWGFRLAGGSDFPEPLTVIRVSEGSLAECMGLKVGDVVVKLNDQPISELTHGQAHEALVLAGNNFVLGVRRTEDPNKTVEGIEEKIEPYMLPLEEILFAPIEGKRETTPDEAPQIEDESAPVPEPEPSEPVELYPEKPRDENSEPLPKSDLTDEQIAQLILEEEEVLNEQGVLGVNFKKLRPRAPLLKESKVFQVLQQEASSEPAQLQELKRQTTFLQKPERPVPKPRRLSQSEEAEPEVEPYRVLIRKQPRKSVTERLLERGLLDPSRANTPEKATPPTTPEPRREAQGSEVGDSRPQSQAEVIEIVESTEEDKEQSVQEPEPRVEEPAEEESAQVLIRRPSAALQDVDVEVAVTMDRDKIKELVTTEISLERQLESVQSQLMALKQLPSEIEKHLKIVSEQLHKIMELSGVEAQEAAQTKEAEEEQREEEEEEEEEEKRRREAEEERKHEDEEPASLASQDESSSWAPHLISTEDTWTDLKELEISVKSNEDDGKRVKKYIVTYESKLVQEMDSSRSASPALSQKSFEPDPKLTLQDQLVQELKHRKGRKPARDLWQPQARQLELTYGRKWRCPNDFFNDEMIADVLSSQAEVIRGRALGVNFKKFEKTALPNYDHLMNSSVYKMIHKMEAEPKKGIPARPPKVIAAEDIVERVNTPVCCMADDRSVRSGASH, from the exons GTAAAGCTGAACGATCAGCCGATAAGCGAGTTGACACACGGTCAGGCCCACGAGGCGCTTGTTCTCGCCGGAAACAACTTCGTTTTAGGAGTTCGAAG AACAGAGGACCCCAACAAGACGGTCGAGGGCATCGAGGAGAAGATCGAGCCGTATATGCTCCCT CTTGAAGAAATATTATTCGCTCCGATcgagggaaaaagagagacaACACCGGACGAAGCGCCGCAGATCGAGGACGAGTCAGCGCCAGTGCCCGAGCCCGAGCCCAGCGAACCGGTCGAGCTGTACCCGGAGAAGCCGCGCGACGAGAACAGCGAGCCTCTGCCCAAGAGCGACCTCACCGACGAGCAGATCGCCCAGCTGATcctcgaggaggaggaggtgctCAACGAGCAGGGCGTCTTGGG CGTGAACTTCAAGAAGCTGCGCCCGCGCGCCCCGCTCCTCAAGGAGTCCAAGGTCTTCCAGGTGCTCCAGCAGGAGGCCAGCTCGGAGCCGGCGCAGCTGCAGGAGCTCAAGCGGCAGACGACCTTCCTGCAGAAGCCCGAGCGCCCGGTGCCCAAGCCCAGGCGGCTCTCCCAGTCGGAGGAGGCCGAGCCCGAGGTCGAGCCCTACCGGGTGCTCATCAGGAAGCAGCCGAGGAAGAGCGTGACCGAGCGCCTGCTGGAGCGGGGCCTCCTGGACCCGTCCCGCGCGAACACGCCCGAG AAAGCAACACCGCCGACCACACCGGAGCCCAGGAGAGAAGCCCAAGGATCGGAGGTTGGCGACTCGCGACCCCAGTCACAGGCCGAAGTCATCGAGATCGTTGAGTCGACGGAGGAGGACAAGGAGCAATCGGTG CAGGAACCGGAGCCGCGAGTCGAGGAGCCAGCTGAGGAGGAGTCGGCGCAGGTGCTGATCCGACGGCCGTCGGCAGCGTTGCAGGACGTCGACGTCGAGGTCGCGGTCACGATGGACCGGGACAAGATCAAAGAGCTGGTCACCACCGAGATCAGCCTCGAGCGTCAGCTCGAGAGCGTCCAGAGCCAGCTGATGGCTCTTAAACAGCTGCCCAGCGAGATCGAGAAGCATCTGAAGATCGTCTCCGAGCAGCTGCACAAGATCATGGAGCTGAGCGGCGTCGAGGCGCAGGAGGCGGCTCAGACCAAGG AGGCGGAAGAGGAACAgcgcgaggaggaggaggaggaggaggaggaggagaaacgGAGGAGAGAAGccgaggaggagagaaaacACGAGGACGAGGAGCCGGCCTCGCTCGCCTCGCAGGACGAGTCCTCGAGCTGGGCGCCACATCTGATCTCGACCGAGGACACCTGGACCGACCTCAAGGAGCTCGAGATATCCGTCAAGAGCAACGAGGACGACGGCAAGCGCGTGAAGAAGTACATCGTCACCTACGAGTCCAAGCTCGTCCAGGAGATGGACAGCTCCAGGAGCGCCAGTCCGGCGCTGTCTCAGA AGAGCTTCGAACCGGACCCAAAGCTGACGCTGCAAGACCAGCTGGTTCAAGAACTGAAG CACAGGAAAGGGAGAAAGCCGGCGCGCGATCTGTGGCAGCCGCAGGCTAGGCAGCTCGAGCTCACTTACGGGCGCAAATGGAGGTGTCCGAACGATTTCTTCAACGACGAGATGATCGCCGACGTGCTGTCCTCTCAGGCCGAAGTCATCCGCGGAAGGGCACTGGG GGTGAACTTTAAGAAATTCGAGAAGACGGCCTTGCCCAACTACGACCACCTGATGAATTCGAGCGTCTACAAGATGATTCACAAGATGGAAGCCGAGCCGAAGAAAGGCATTCCCGCCAGGCCGCCAAAGGTCATCGCCGCCGAGGACATCGTCGAGAGGGTG AACACTCCGGTCTGCTGCATGGCGGACGACAGGAGCGTGAGAAGTGGGGCCAGTCACTGA
- the LOC100115962 gene encoding FK506-binding protein 5-like isoform X2 encodes MATLDIKFTKFDNRPWGFRLAGGSDFPEPLTVIRVSEGSLAECMGLKVGDVVVKLNDQPISELTHGQAHEALVLAGNNFVLGVRRTEDPNKTVEGIEEKIEPYMLPLEEILFAPIEGKRETTPDEAPQIEDESAPVPEPEPSEPVELYPEKPRDENSEPLPKSDLTDEQIAQLILEEEEVLNEQGVLGVNFKKLRPRAPLLKESKVFQVLQQEASSEPAQLQELKRQTTFLQKPERPVPKPRRLSQSEEAEPEVEPYRVLIRKQPRKSVTERLLERGLLDPSRANTPEKATPPTTPEPRREAQGSEVGDSRPQSQAEVIEIVESTEEDKEQSVEPEPRVEEPAEEESAQVLIRRPSAALQDVDVEVAVTMDRDKIKELVTTEISLERQLESVQSQLMALKQLPSEIEKHLKIVSEQLHKIMELSGVEAQEAAQTKEAEEEQREEEEEEEEEEKRRREAEEERKHEDEEPASLASQDESSSWAPHLISTEDTWTDLKELEISVKSNEDDGKRVKKYIVTYESKLVQEMDSSRSASPALSQKSFEPDPKLTLQDQLVQELKHRKGRKPARDLWQPQARQLELTYGRKWRCPNDFFNDEMIADVLSSQAEVIRGRALGVNFKKFEKTALPNYDHLMNSSVYKMIHKMEAEPKKGIPARPPKVIAAEDIVERVNTPVCCMADDRSVRSGASH; translated from the exons GTAAAGCTGAACGATCAGCCGATAAGCGAGTTGACACACGGTCAGGCCCACGAGGCGCTTGTTCTCGCCGGAAACAACTTCGTTTTAGGAGTTCGAAG AACAGAGGACCCCAACAAGACGGTCGAGGGCATCGAGGAGAAGATCGAGCCGTATATGCTCCCT CTTGAAGAAATATTATTCGCTCCGATcgagggaaaaagagagacaACACCGGACGAAGCGCCGCAGATCGAGGACGAGTCAGCGCCAGTGCCCGAGCCCGAGCCCAGCGAACCGGTCGAGCTGTACCCGGAGAAGCCGCGCGACGAGAACAGCGAGCCTCTGCCCAAGAGCGACCTCACCGACGAGCAGATCGCCCAGCTGATcctcgaggaggaggaggtgctCAACGAGCAGGGCGTCTTGGG CGTGAACTTCAAGAAGCTGCGCCCGCGCGCCCCGCTCCTCAAGGAGTCCAAGGTCTTCCAGGTGCTCCAGCAGGAGGCCAGCTCGGAGCCGGCGCAGCTGCAGGAGCTCAAGCGGCAGACGACCTTCCTGCAGAAGCCCGAGCGCCCGGTGCCCAAGCCCAGGCGGCTCTCCCAGTCGGAGGAGGCCGAGCCCGAGGTCGAGCCCTACCGGGTGCTCATCAGGAAGCAGCCGAGGAAGAGCGTGACCGAGCGCCTGCTGGAGCGGGGCCTCCTGGACCCGTCCCGCGCGAACACGCCCGAG AAAGCAACACCGCCGACCACACCGGAGCCCAGGAGAGAAGCCCAAGGATCGGAGGTTGGCGACTCGCGACCCCAGTCACAGGCCGAAGTCATCGAGATCGTTGAGTCGACGGAGGAGGACAAGGAGCAATCGGTG GAACCGGAGCCGCGAGTCGAGGAGCCAGCTGAGGAGGAGTCGGCGCAGGTGCTGATCCGACGGCCGTCGGCAGCGTTGCAGGACGTCGACGTCGAGGTCGCGGTCACGATGGACCGGGACAAGATCAAAGAGCTGGTCACCACCGAGATCAGCCTCGAGCGTCAGCTCGAGAGCGTCCAGAGCCAGCTGATGGCTCTTAAACAGCTGCCCAGCGAGATCGAGAAGCATCTGAAGATCGTCTCCGAGCAGCTGCACAAGATCATGGAGCTGAGCGGCGTCGAGGCGCAGGAGGCGGCTCAGACCAAGG AGGCGGAAGAGGAACAgcgcgaggaggaggaggaggaggaggaggaggagaaacgGAGGAGAGAAGccgaggaggagagaaaacACGAGGACGAGGAGCCGGCCTCGCTCGCCTCGCAGGACGAGTCCTCGAGCTGGGCGCCACATCTGATCTCGACCGAGGACACCTGGACCGACCTCAAGGAGCTCGAGATATCCGTCAAGAGCAACGAGGACGACGGCAAGCGCGTGAAGAAGTACATCGTCACCTACGAGTCCAAGCTCGTCCAGGAGATGGACAGCTCCAGGAGCGCCAGTCCGGCGCTGTCTCAGA AGAGCTTCGAACCGGACCCAAAGCTGACGCTGCAAGACCAGCTGGTTCAAGAACTGAAG CACAGGAAAGGGAGAAAGCCGGCGCGCGATCTGTGGCAGCCGCAGGCTAGGCAGCTCGAGCTCACTTACGGGCGCAAATGGAGGTGTCCGAACGATTTCTTCAACGACGAGATGATCGCCGACGTGCTGTCCTCTCAGGCCGAAGTCATCCGCGGAAGGGCACTGGG GGTGAACTTTAAGAAATTCGAGAAGACGGCCTTGCCCAACTACGACCACCTGATGAATTCGAGCGTCTACAAGATGATTCACAAGATGGAAGCCGAGCCGAAGAAAGGCATTCCCGCCAGGCCGCCAAAGGTCATCGCCGCCGAGGACATCGTCGAGAGGGTG AACACTCCGGTCTGCTGCATGGCGGACGACAGGAGCGTGAGAAGTGGGGCCAGTCACTGA